TGCAAATTCTGCAGACTTTTAAAGAGCACTTTAATTGGGACACGGCTCTGTTTGTAAGCGACGTCGCTCGTGAGCGTAGACCCGAAGTTTTCATCAAGGGACCGCTGCACAATTACCCGCTTATCTCACTTTTCTATGTTCCAATCACCTATGAAGAAAAGCTTCTAGGGCTTCTCTGCGGACACCGTTGCGAAACACAAGCCCAGTGGAGCCAGGACAACGTCAGCTTCTTTAGACAAGTTGCCGACCAGATAGCTTCCGGCGTGGCCAATGCGCGTCTCTACGCCTTTGTACAACGACAAGCTACAACAGATGGTCTTACAGGTTTGTTCAATCACAGAACAGCCCAAGAGAAATTAACCGAGCAATTGCGTGTGGCAGAACGTTATCAACGCAAACTAAGCCTTATCATGCTTGACGTTGACCACTTCAAAGCAATTAACGACAATCATGGACACCAAGCAGGCGACGCTGTACTAAAATCAGTGGCAAAGCTTATTCGCACCGCATGCCGTGACGTAGACATTCCAGCGCGCTACGGCGGTGAAGAGTTTCTCCTAATCCTGCCTGAAGTAAATCAAGAAGGTGCGGCCGTACTTGCAGAGCGTATTAGAACACGCCTGGAAGATGAGCGTATCCGCTACGAAGATGTTGAAATTTCGGTAACAGCAAGCTTTGGTATTGCCAGCTTCCCGGACGATTCCAAAAACCAAGATCAACTTATTGAATTGGCCGACCGTGCACTTTATATGTCTAAGCGCATGGGACGCAATCAAGTTCATATAGCTCGCGATCTTCTATTCCAAAAATATATTCCCAAAGAAACCAAGACAACTAAAAAGCCGACGGTAGAATCTGTAGCCGAGGATATTGAGACTTCAGAAGAACATGCCTCAGAAGTTGTCGACATGATCAAGTCACTGGCGACATCACTTTATTCACGCTCTGAGTACAACAAAGTCCACCATCTTGAAACAACCCGTTTTGCCGAGCTTTTAGCAAAAGTCTACGGACTTGCAGAGCCGGAAATTGAACAAGTGCGCGTCGCCACGCTTCTGCACGATGTTGGCCTTCTGTCCGTATCAGACGAGATTATCAACAAGCAGCAACCTTTAACAGAAGAAGAATTTGCCATTCTGCGCAAACACCCGGAAATGGGAGCGGATCTTTTACGCCCCGTCAAGGCGCTCAAAGATGTCTGCGATATTCTGGAATACCACCATGAATTCTGGGACGGCACAGGTTATCCAAGAGGACTGAAAGGCGAAGAAATCCCACTTGCTGCAAGAATTGTGGCAATTGTCGATGCCTATCACGCGATGATCTCCGATCGTCCATACAGAAAAGCCTTATCGGAACAAGACGCAATAAGCGTTCTTCGCAATGGCGCCGGCAAACAATTTGATCCTTTCTTAGTCGATATGTTTGTCGCAGTACTGGAAAACCTCAGACTCGAAACACCGAGTCCCTAATGAGTTCTTTTAAGCAACTCCGAGGTAAAGTTGTCGCCTGGCAAGGCTGGTTCAAATCAACTGTCATTGAAAGCAAGTATTTCAAGATAGTCACGCGAACTACATGGATAATATCTGCCTGCTACGTCATTTACGCAGGCTATCAGAGCATTCCCTACTACACTCACATAAGCTTCGGCAAAAAGGCATTTGAAAACGGTAACTACGACATGGCCGCAAGCGAGTTTCAACTAGCCCTAGAAGAAGCCAAATCAAAGCATTTTTCCGACAACGATCCTCGTCTTGCAAACACCTATAACAATCTAGCTGAAGTCTATAGAGTCCAGGGCAGGTTCAAATTAGCTCTTTTAGCTGCGACCAAAGCTTATGAGTTATCCAGAACAAGTCTCAAGCAACAGCACCAAGGACGGGTATTTGTTACAACAAATCTCGCCAGCATCAATAAAGACATAGGTCACTACAGTGAATCCGAAAGACTCTATAACGAAGGCTTGCAAATTTGGCAGAAGGATATTCGTATAAACGAAGACTCTAACCTAGCCAGTATTTACAACGGCATGGCCAAACTAAAAATTGATCAGGGTGACTATAAAGACGCACAAGTTTGGCTTGATAAAGCATTCAATATGCGCAAGAAATTGCTTGGTGAAAACGATCACGCAATGGCTCCTTTATTTGATACACGCGGCACAATTGAAATGAAGCTGGGCAATTATGCACAAGCGGACAAAGATTTTCGCAAAGCCTGGACGCTTGATGAGGCTATCACAGGACGCAATAATGCCGAAGTTGCCGTTGACCTGGACAATATGGGTGCAATATCAACCAAATTAGGTAAGTACAGCGAAGCTGAAAAATTCCTTCTTGAAGCTGACCAAATTACAAAACCTATCAAGGGTGAAGGCAGCGTCTTTCGAGGTCGTATTCTAACGAACTTAGGTGAGACTTATATCGCCGCAGGAAGACCGGATTTGGCAATACCTGTACTCGAAAAAGCATTGACTCTTAGAGAACAATCTCTGGGCAAGTCTCATCCGTACTATGCAATTACTAAAGCTGACCTAGAAAAAGCATACTCCGATAAAGCCAAGAAATAGAATCTCACTTCCGTGGATTTTTCTTGCGTGTGGATTTCTTGCGCTTTGAGCGCGTCGGGACGAGAGTCTTGGTTTTTGCCGCAACTTTCGCTTTCTTTTTACGAGGTTTCAGCTTTACCGCGACTTTCTTACCACCAGGCATCAGCTTTCGGTCCTCTTCTGTAGGCTCGCCGAATTCCGCAATGTAAGCTTCTCGTCTCTTCAGTCGCATGTAATCGCGAAGAACCTTGTTCATCTTCGTCTGATAGCCCTTGCCTGCCATCTGAAAGAAGATCAGTACATCAACATCAACTCGAAAACTAATTTGATGTTTGACGGGGCGATAGTGCACTCTTTTCCAGTCACTAAAATCGAATACTTCCGGTATGTCGCTGTAATCAATTTCCTCGTCCGGCATTGCCTTAAGCGCCTCAAGCTCGGCAATTTCATCAGGGCTTAAGATCCATTCGCTCTCTTTCTCTTTTGTCTGCTTTCCTCGCTGAGATGAGGTGCGTGACTTCTTGACCATCTTCGTTTTTCCTCTCCGTGTACACCACAAATAGTATTAAGCCCCTTGCCAATCCAATTGTTTCCCAACGCTCCTCATCGTCGTAACTTCCGTTGAAGGCGATCGTCCTAAGTGTGTCGAAAAATACTAACGCTGCTTTCTCAAAATGGATATGGTGCTTGTTAAAATTTGACCGTCCTTTGTCGTAATCGTATTGGAAGCGCAACCCATTGAGCATGAACTGAATAATCACTACTTACATTCATTATACATGACAACCCAAAATTGTATATACAATTTTGTATACACAGCCTAAATTGCCACGCCACAATGCCTCCCTACTCTATAGACGGAATTACCCCCTAAAAAGTTCAAAGAAAGCCAATGCTGACAACCCAGGTTTAATCTAACGGTATAATTTGGGTTCTATATAGCTCGCCCATCTACTCTATTAAAGGGGTTTCAGATGTCTCTTCAGCAAACACAAGATCCGCAATTGGCACGTGGCAACAGCAAGTCTATTGCCGTTATAAACCCTGCTACAGAAGAGGTATTGGACGAGGTAGCCCGTCAGACCGCCGACGACGCTAATAAGCTTGTAGCGAAGGCTAAGGAGGCATTTAGCACTTGGCGCCGCACTCCGGCTAATGCGCGTTGCCACATGATGCACGAAGCTGCCGCCAAGATGCGTGAGCATAAGGACGAGATTATTCGGCTTTTGACTCTAGAGCAAGGCAAGCCTGTCCCGGAAAACGAAGAAGAGTTTGAGTGGCTGACAAACACATTTGACTATTACGCTGAATTGGGACGTCACGAGCGCGGGCGCGTATTGCCTTCAGGTGAATACTCCCAGCTCAACATGGTTATCAAAGAGCCATACGGTGTTGCCGCATGTATCATTCCTTGGAACTATCCTTTGCTTCTAATGGCATGGAAAGTTGCTCCTGCTCTTGCTGCAGGCAACACGGTCATTATCAAACCAAGTGAACTGACACCACTATCCAGTCTCTACATTCAAAAGCATTGCTTCGATCATTTCCCTGAAGGTGTAGTCAGCACCATAACCGGATACGGCAATGAAGTTGCTGAACCACTAGTCTTGAATCCGGATGTTCCAGTAATTGCCTTCACCGGCAGTTTACAAATTGGTCAACGCATCGCATCACTCGCTGCACCGATGATGAAGAAATTGCACTTAGAATTAGGCGGCAAAGACGCATTCATTATCGCCGAAGATGCAGATCCGGAATTGGCAGCTAAGGCACTTGCTTATGCAGCTCTTACAAACGCCGGACAAGTCTGCACATCTACTGAGCGTGTCTATCTACCAAAATCAAAAGCGCCGGCATTTACAGAAGCGCTTCTCACTCACGTAAAGAGCCTTAGACTCGGAGCCGGAATTGAATCAACAACTGATATGGGACCAATGATTGGCGCCTCTTATCGCGAAAAGGTAATGAAGCATGTTGATGAAGCTGTCGGCAAAGGCGCCAAAGTTTTGACTGGCGGCAATATTCCCAAGCACCTGTCCAAAGGCTACTTCTACGAGCCGACAGTAATTGCCAATGTCGATCATTCAATGCTCATCATGAAAGAAGAGACATTTGGACCAACTATTCCAATCATGGAATATAAAACATTCGATGAAGCTATCGCTTTAGCTAACGATTGTGTATTCGGTTTAGGCGCATGTCTATTGAGCAGCGACCCACTCAAAGCAAAACTCTTCCTCGAAGAAGTTAAAGCCGGCACAATCTGGATAAACGATCCGCTAACTGACAATTACGCCGGACCATTCGGCGGCATGAAGATGAGCGGCGGCGCTCGAGAACTTGGTCAAGAAGGGCTCGACGAATTCCGCGAGACAAAACATGTCCACTGGGAATTCAAAACCGAAGCCAAATCTTGGTGGTATCCCTACGGACAATAATGTTCGTTACTGATCGTTAGAAGTTTGAGACTCGGGCTCTGCAGGAGCTGGAGCTGATGCCTTCTTCTTGCCGAAGTGCGGCATTCCGAATCTGGATTTCTTCTCTTTCTTTTCAGCCTTTTGTTCTTTGGCTGGTTCAGGCTTGGCTGCTTCTGACGAAGTGGCATCTGCTACAGTCGCTTCTTGCGTAGTCTCCGACTTTAGCTGCTCACCTGGCAATGGGAACGGATTGTTGGCATTCAATTCACCAAATGTGCGCTCGCCAATTTGTTTAAATATCATGCCTTTCTTGAATTCTTTGTCGTTGCCTGTTTTCTTACCGTGGTCCATCATAGATGTACCCTTATCGATAAGCGCTTTGGCATGCTTGATGCTGTCGCGGTACTTATGTTGCATGCGCTTTTCGTCATCGGTAAAATCACCGGCTTTGAAATTACTGGGATCGGCTCCAGCTTGATTCAATGCGCTTTCAGCGGCACCTGTGCCTGGGATCATGCTTGGCTGACCGTTGAATATATCGCCGGGGGCTTGAGCAAATGCCGGGCTGCCGACGATAGCTGCTAACACTACAGCTGTAAGACTTACTTTGTTCATAGAACTATTTCCTCGCAAATACAAGTTCAGGATGCTGTTACTTTTGACAGCATCGGTGAAAGACGTTTGTGAAACTCAGTGGCATTTTCAAAAGCATGCGCAGCATTCAATAGCTTTGCATCGGATAGCGCCGGACCTAATAATTGAAGTCCAATCGGCAATCCGTTTTTGTCGAAACCACATGGTAAGGAAATTCCCGGAATCCCAGCCAAGTTGGCAGGAATTGTCGCAATGTCTGAAAGATACATGCTCAACGGGTCTGATGTTTTGGAACCAAATTCAAAAGCTGTAGATGGTGCAGTCGGACAAATGACAAGATCAAACTTGGCAAATGCTTTATCGAAATCTTCTTTGATGAGCCTGCGCACTTGCTGGGCTTTCTTGTAGTAGGCATCGTAATAGCCCGAGCTCAGTGCAAATGTGCCAAGCATGATGCGGCGTTTTACTTCAGCGCCTAGACCTTCTTGGCGCGTCTTGTAATACATAGAAAGAATGTCTTTTGCTTCCTTATTCCGGTGACCATATTTCACGCCATCGTAGCGAGCCAAGTTTGCTGAAGCTTCTGCTGTTGCAAGCAAGTAATAAACAGGAAGCGCATGTTTGAAATTCGGCATTGATACTTCTTCAACTTGGGCTCCGAGCTTTCTATAAGTTTCCGCAGCGGCAGCAATTGACTCTTTGACTTCAGCTTCAATTCCTTCGGCAAGAAATTCTTTGATAACGGCAATTTTCATGCCCGAAATATTGCCTGTCAGCGCAGCAACAAAATCAGGTGCTGCTTGCTGGATAGATGTCGAATCATTTGCGTCATGTCCTGCAATTGTTGAAAGAACGTGGGCAACATCTTCAACTGATCTACCAAACGGTCCTATTTGATCGAGACTGGAAGCGAATGCCACTAAACCAAATCTTGAAACCATGCCGTATG
The Candidatus Obscuribacterales bacterium DNA segment above includes these coding regions:
- a CDS encoding tetratricopeptide repeat protein; the protein is MSSFKQLRGKVVAWQGWFKSTVIESKYFKIVTRTTWIISACYVIYAGYQSIPYYTHISFGKKAFENGNYDMAASEFQLALEEAKSKHFSDNDPRLANTYNNLAEVYRVQGRFKLALLAATKAYELSRTSLKQQHQGRVFVTTNLASINKDIGHYSESERLYNEGLQIWQKDIRINEDSNLASIYNGMAKLKIDQGDYKDAQVWLDKAFNMRKKLLGENDHAMAPLFDTRGTIEMKLGNYAQADKDFRKAWTLDEAITGRNNAEVAVDLDNMGAISTKLGKYSEAEKFLLEADQITKPIKGEGSVFRGRILTNLGETYIAAGRPDLAIPVLEKALTLREQSLGKSHPYYAITKADLEKAYSDKAKK
- a CDS encoding aldehyde dehydrogenase family protein, translating into MSLQQTQDPQLARGNSKSIAVINPATEEVLDEVARQTADDANKLVAKAKEAFSTWRRTPANARCHMMHEAAAKMREHKDEIIRLLTLEQGKPVPENEEEFEWLTNTFDYYAELGRHERGRVLPSGEYSQLNMVIKEPYGVAACIIPWNYPLLLMAWKVAPALAAGNTVIIKPSELTPLSSLYIQKHCFDHFPEGVVSTITGYGNEVAEPLVLNPDVPVIAFTGSLQIGQRIASLAAPMMKKLHLELGGKDAFIIAEDADPELAAKALAYAALTNAGQVCTSTERVYLPKSKAPAFTEALLTHVKSLRLGAGIESTTDMGPMIGASYREKVMKHVDEAVGKGAKVLTGGNIPKHLSKGYFYEPTVIANVDHSMLIMKEETFGPTIPIMEYKTFDEAIALANDCVFGLGACLLSSDPLKAKLFLEEVKAGTIWINDPLTDNYAGPFGGMKMSGGARELGQEGLDEFRETKHVHWEFKTEAKSWWYPYGQ
- a CDS encoding BrnA antitoxin family protein is translated as MVKKSRTSSQRGKQTKEKESEWILSPDEIAELEALKAMPDEEIDYSDIPEVFDFSDWKRVHYRPVKHQISFRVDVDVLIFFQMAGKGYQTKMNKVLRDYMRLKRREAYIAEFGEPTEEDRKLMPGGKKVAVKLKPRKKKAKVAAKTKTLVPTRSKRKKSTRKKNPRK
- a CDS encoding diguanylate cyclase, with translation MTTETNTAEFFEAVKRYLCGKLRFDFGLIDVVRAHEVINLTSFITDDSHEDAQTMATSLCDEHKQPLQVSHTLIAQKIKQTKKHWIGRAWRHDKPPQGYLYVIVPILHADANGKKAVIGMLRMVSFDETRQMDNEQINELKQFAASLSEQMVPLAAQVSSTSTEVEEKEGPTESVLIIVSDRLARRRFARVLENNYKVSDLENIEKIGQALAEHTFDLVVLESRFLASKENPVVELLQESREGGQLSVVAVIPSTEQHTLAAALENGASDCIFDNAPEEELLARVRAALSNIKYQRELVYHSELLENYAKQLSNTHEELARLKQAKQLEESFLKETKENQELALRKANSQIDLQRREAEKRHGQDQLLHRISNSIRKSFDIKSTNIEEMLDTLAGYFNLDACFLVLPSDEHEDDTIRAQYVSDKDYDVLSKNLDLQILQTFKEHFNWDTALFVSDVARERRPEVFIKGPLHNYPLISLFYVPITYEEKLLGLLCGHRCETQAQWSQDNVSFFRQVADQIASGVANARLYAFVQRQATTDGLTGLFNHRTAQEKLTEQLRVAERYQRKLSLIMLDVDHFKAINDNHGHQAGDAVLKSVAKLIRTACRDVDIPARYGGEEFLLILPEVNQEGAAVLAERIRTRLEDERIRYEDVEISVTASFGIASFPDDSKNQDQLIELADRALYMSKRMGRNQVHIARDLLFQKYIPKETKTTKKPTVESVAEDIETSEEHASEVVDMIKSLATSLYSRSEYNKVHHLETTRFAELLAKVYGLAEPEIEQVRVATLLHDVGLLSVSDEIINKQQPLTEEEFAILRKHPEMGADLLRPVKALKDVCDILEYHHEFWDGTGYPRGLKGEEIPLAARIVAIVDAYHAMISDRPYRKALSEQDAISVLRNGAGKQFDPFLVDMFVAVLENLRLETPSP
- a CDS encoding BrnT family toxin, translating into MIIQFMLNGLRFQYDYDKGRSNFNKHHIHFEKAALVFFDTLRTIAFNGSYDDEERWETIGLARGLILFVVYTERKNEDGQEVTHLISARKADKRERERMDLKP
- the gatA gene encoding Asp-tRNA(Asn)/Glu-tRNA(Gln) amidotransferase subunit GatA, with the protein product MTELIGASVRKLKQMLVNKEVSAREILKAHQEQIDRHEKEIDAFNCLTEKLAEKQADEIDKLVASGGSLPALAGIPIAIKDNICIKDYKTTCSSKILADFVPPYDATVANKLLQAGALPVGKTNMDEFAMGSSTENSANKLTRNPWNTKTVPGGSSGGSAAAVAAGFSVVSLGSDTGGSIRQPASFCGVVGMKPTYGMVSRFGLVAFASSLDQIGPFGRSVEDVAHVLSTIAGHDANDSTSIQQAAPDFVAALTGNISGMKIAVIKEFLAEGIEAEVKESIAAAAETYRKLGAQVEEVSMPNFKHALPVYYLLATAEASANLARYDGVKYGHRNKEAKDILSMYYKTRQEGLGAEVKRRIMLGTFALSSGYYDAYYKKAQQVRRLIKEDFDKAFAKFDLVICPTAPSTAFEFGSKTSDPLSMYLSDIATIPANLAGIPGISLPCGFDKNGLPIGLQLLGPALSDAKLLNAAHAFENATEFHKRLSPMLSKVTAS